A part of Pararhizobium sp. A13 genomic DNA contains:
- a CDS encoding ABC transporter ATP-binding protein: MSADAQPANGPLLAVGQLTKLFGTFAACNGIDLDIKPGEIHALLGENGAGKSTLVKMLFGVLAPTSGEIVWQGKPVRITSPSAARKLGIGMVFQHFSLFEALTVAENIALSMAPGISLNRIAEEASALSHSYGLPLDPKAHVADLSVGERQRIEIVRALLQNPKLIILDEPTSVLTPQEADRLFETLNKLKAEGRSVLYISHRLEEVQRICDRATVLRHGKVTGACDPRRETASSLARMMVGSDVAHVSAEGTSTKGAVKLEARHLSASARTPFAVSLKNICLKVHAGEVLAIAGVAGNGQGELFDALSGEYPAGSDDVVRIADKPVGTRGISARRLMGAGFVPEERHGHAAVSALSLSDNLVLARSQSDRRAFLGGGVLGLIRQNAVKAATRRISEAMDVRKSGENPPAGSLSGGNLQKFIVGRELDRQPTVLVVNQPTWGVDAGAASRIRQALVDLAKSGSAVLVISQDLDEIFEVATEIAVISEGRLSDIYPASELSREKIGLLMGGMYGKTETAETAHAH, encoded by the coding sequence GTGTCGGCTGACGCACAACCTGCCAATGGTCCATTGCTGGCTGTTGGCCAACTGACGAAACTGTTCGGCACATTCGCTGCCTGCAACGGCATCGATCTCGATATCAAACCGGGTGAAATTCACGCGCTTCTCGGCGAGAACGGCGCCGGCAAATCGACGCTCGTGAAGATGCTGTTCGGCGTTCTGGCGCCGACGAGCGGTGAGATCGTCTGGCAGGGAAAGCCCGTACGGATCACCAGTCCGAGTGCCGCGCGCAAACTCGGCATCGGGATGGTGTTCCAGCACTTCTCGCTGTTCGAGGCGCTGACGGTTGCGGAAAACATTGCGCTGTCAATGGCGCCTGGCATTTCGCTGAACCGCATTGCCGAGGAAGCCTCCGCGCTGTCGCACAGCTATGGACTGCCTCTCGATCCGAAGGCGCATGTCGCAGACCTCTCGGTCGGCGAGCGTCAGCGCATCGAGATCGTCCGCGCGCTTCTGCAGAATCCAAAGCTGATTATCCTCGACGAGCCGACCTCCGTTTTGACGCCGCAGGAGGCCGACCGGCTGTTCGAGACACTGAACAAACTCAAGGCCGAAGGTCGATCGGTCCTCTATATCAGCCATCGGCTGGAGGAGGTTCAGCGGATCTGCGACCGTGCAACGGTCTTGCGGCACGGCAAAGTCACCGGCGCCTGCGACCCGCGCCGGGAAACGGCCTCCTCGTTGGCGCGCATGATGGTCGGCAGCGATGTCGCGCATGTGAGCGCGGAGGGAACGAGCACGAAGGGCGCAGTGAAGCTGGAGGCGCGGCATCTGTCCGCTTCCGCTAGAACGCCGTTTGCCGTTTCGCTGAAGAACATCTGTCTCAAGGTTCATGCTGGCGAAGTCTTGGCGATTGCCGGCGTTGCAGGCAATGGTCAGGGCGAATTGTTCGATGCGCTGTCCGGCGAATATCCGGCTGGCAGCGATGACGTCGTGCGCATCGCGGATAAACCTGTCGGAACACGCGGTATCAGTGCCCGCCGGCTGATGGGCGCCGGCTTCGTGCCGGAAGAGCGCCATGGCCATGCGGCGGTCTCGGCTCTTTCGCTGTCCGACAATCTCGTGCTCGCGCGCAGCCAATCCGATCGTCGGGCCTTCCTCGGCGGTGGCGTGCTTGGCCTCATCCGTCAAAATGCGGTGAAAGCGGCAACCAGGCGCATCTCGGAAGCCATGGACGTGCGCAAGAGCGGCGAGAATCCGCCTGCCGGCTCGCTGTCCGGCGGCAATTTGCAGAAATTCATCGTTGGCCGCGAACTCGACCGCCAGCCGACGGTGCTGGTTGTCAACCAGCCGACCTGGGGTGTCGACGCGGGCGCAGCCAGCCGCATTCGCCAGGCGCTTGTCGATCTCGCCAAATCCGGCTCGGCCGTACTCGTCATCAGCCAGGATCTGGACGAGATTTTCGAAGTTGCGACCGAGATCGCCGTGATCAGCGAAGGCAGGCTTTCGGATATCTATCCCGCGTCCGAGCTCTCGCGTGAAAAGATCGGATTGCTGATGGGTGGTATGTACGGCAAGACCGAGACCGCGGAGACGGCACATGCGCATTGA
- a CDS encoding ABC transporter permease codes for MRIELERRPNVSKLFSILSPAIALVLTMIFGGIMFLLLGKNPVTALYSFFIEPLMEVWSLHELAIKAAPLILIGVGLSVCYRSNNWNIGAEGQFIIGAIAGSILPVVFNEWHSPLVLPLMLLLGMLGGALFAGIPAFLKAHLNTNEILTSLMLVYVAQLFLDWLVRGPWRNPGGMNFPETRTFDPVAVLPEMIASGRTHWGFGFAILAAIAIWFMMRYTLKGFEITVLGQSERAGRFAGFSSRKMIWFSMLLSGALAGLAGISEVSGAIQQLRPVISPGYGFTAIIVAFLGRLNPLGIVVAGLVLALTYLGGEAAQLSLGVSDKVTRVFQGLLLFFVLSCDTLIHYKIKLVWSKLTAAATDGAR; via the coding sequence ATGCGCATTGAACTGGAAAGACGGCCGAACGTCTCCAAACTATTTTCGATCCTGTCGCCTGCTATTGCGCTTGTCTTGACCATGATCTTCGGCGGCATCATGTTCCTGCTGCTCGGCAAGAACCCGGTGACCGCGCTCTACAGTTTCTTCATCGAACCGCTGATGGAAGTGTGGTCTCTGCATGAACTGGCAATCAAGGCGGCCCCCCTGATTTTGATCGGCGTCGGCCTTTCCGTCTGCTACCGGTCGAACAACTGGAATATCGGTGCAGAAGGGCAGTTCATCATTGGCGCGATTGCCGGCTCGATCCTGCCGGTGGTCTTCAATGAATGGCATTCGCCGCTGGTGCTGCCACTCATGCTGTTGCTCGGAATGCTGGGCGGCGCGCTGTTCGCCGGCATTCCTGCATTCCTCAAGGCGCATCTCAACACCAACGAAATCCTGACCAGCCTGATGCTTGTTTATGTCGCGCAGCTGTTTCTGGACTGGCTGGTGCGCGGCCCCTGGCGCAATCCGGGTGGCATGAATTTTCCAGAGACGCGGACCTTCGATCCGGTTGCCGTCCTGCCTGAGATGATCGCCTCCGGACGAACGCATTGGGGCTTCGGCTTCGCCATCCTCGCGGCCATCGCCATCTGGTTCATGATGCGCTACACGCTGAAGGGGTTCGAGATCACCGTGCTCGGCCAGTCCGAGCGGGCAGGGCGCTTCGCCGGTTTTTCCTCGCGCAAGATGATCTGGTTTTCGATGCTGCTCTCCGGCGCGCTCGCCGGCCTTGCGGGAATTTCGGAAGTCAGCGGTGCGATCCAACAGTTGCGCCCCGTCATTTCGCCCGGTTACGGATTCACCGCCATCATCGTCGCCTTCCTCGGACGGCTCAATCCTTTGGGGATCGTCGTGGCCGGTCTTGTGCTGGCACTCACCTATCTCGGCGGCGAGGCAGCGCAATTGTCGCTTGGTGTCTCCGACAAGGTGACCCGCGTCTTCCAGGGCTTGCTGCTCTTCTTCGTGCTCTCCTGCGACACGCTCATTCACTACAAGATCAAGCTCGTATGGTCGAAGCTGACGGCCGCCGCGACGGACGGAGCGCGTTGA
- a CDS encoding ABC transporter permease, protein MGIFEAILLTVITAATPLVLAAVGELVTERSGVLNLGVEGMMIMGAACAFIATQMTGSPYVGILAGIASGALFSLLFGFLTLTLVANQVATGLALTILGLGVSGMIGEAYVGQSGIKLPQIVFPVLSDIPFLGALLFKQDLIFYLSIAVVAGVHWFLFRSRAGLKLRSVGDSHASAHALGINVIRMRYLAVMFGGACAGLAGAQLSLVYTPQWVENMSAGRGWIALALVVFASWRPWRVVAGGYLFGAVSISQLHAQAFGIGIPSQFLSALPYLATIVVLILISHNRRTTLINTPASLGKPFVPDR, encoded by the coding sequence ATGGGAATTTTCGAAGCCATCCTCCTAACAGTCATTACCGCTGCAACGCCGCTGGTTTTGGCGGCCGTCGGGGAGCTCGTCACGGAACGTTCCGGCGTGCTCAATCTTGGCGTCGAGGGCATGATGATCATGGGGGCCGCCTGCGCCTTCATCGCCACGCAGATGACGGGATCGCCTTATGTCGGCATTCTCGCCGGCATTGCTTCGGGCGCCTTGTTCTCCCTGCTGTTCGGTTTCCTTACTTTGACGCTGGTGGCAAATCAGGTTGCGACGGGACTGGCGTTGACCATCCTCGGTCTCGGCGTATCCGGCATGATCGGTGAGGCCTATGTCGGCCAGTCCGGTATCAAGCTGCCGCAGATCGTCTTTCCGGTTCTGTCGGATATCCCGTTTCTCGGTGCCCTGCTGTTCAAGCAGGATCTGATCTTCTACCTCTCGATCGCTGTCGTCGCCGGCGTCCACTGGTTCCTGTTCAGGAGCCGCGCCGGACTGAAGCTGCGCTCCGTCGGCGATAGCCACGCCTCGGCCCATGCGCTTGGCATCAACGTCATCCGCATGCGCTATCTCGCCGTCATGTTCGGCGGCGCCTGCGCCGGGCTCGCCGGCGCGCAGTTGTCGCTGGTCTACACGCCGCAATGGGTGGAAAACATGTCGGCCGGGCGCGGCTGGATCGCGCTGGCGCTGGTTGTCTTTGCCTCATGGCGACCGTGGCGGGTGGTTGCCGGCGGCTATCTGTTTGGTGCGGTTTCGATCAGCCAGTTGCACGCCCAGGCGTTCGGCATCGGGATTCCCTCGCAGTTTCTTTCTGCTCTTCCCTATCTGGCGACGATTGTCGTACTAATTCTCATCTCGCACAATCGGCGCACGACGCTGATCAACACGCCGGCATCGCTCGGTAAACCGTTTGTGCCGGACAGGTAA
- a CDS encoding BMP family ABC transporter substrate-binding protein gives MKKILFALATTAAVIGFSAAASAQEKAKVCFVYVGSKTDGGWTQAHDLGRQELEKALGDKVETQFLENVPEGPDAERAIERLARSGCGLIFTTSFGFMDATVKIAAKFPDVKFEHATGYKTAPNLATYNSRFYEGRYIQGQIAAKISQKGVAGYIASFPIPEVVMGINSFVTGARTINPDFKIKVVWANTWFDPGKEADAAKALIDQGVDVLTQHTDTTAPMQVAAERGIKAFGQASDMIKAGPETQLTAIVDTWGAYYIKRTQAFIDGKWETTSSWDGLKDGILTMAPYTNMPDDVKAMAEATEAKIKSGELKPFTGPLKKQDGSEWLKVGESSDDGTLLGMNFYVEGVDDKLPQ, from the coding sequence ATGAAAAAAATTCTCTTCGCACTCGCAACCACGGCCGCCGTGATCGGCTTTTCCGCCGCGGCAAGCGCACAGGAAAAAGCCAAGGTCTGCTTCGTCTATGTCGGTTCGAAGACGGACGGTGGCTGGACGCAGGCCCATGACCTCGGCCGTCAGGAACTCGAAAAGGCGCTCGGCGACAAGGTCGAGACGCAGTTCCTCGAAAACGTTCCGGAAGGTCCGGATGCCGAACGCGCCATCGAGCGTCTGGCCCGCTCCGGCTGCGGCCTGATCTTCACGACGTCTTTCGGCTTCATGGATGCGACGGTCAAGATCGCCGCGAAATTCCCGGACGTGAAGTTCGAGCATGCCACCGGCTACAAGACGGCTCCGAATCTTGCGACCTACAACAGCCGCTTCTATGAAGGCCGCTATATCCAGGGCCAGATCGCTGCGAAGATCTCGCAGAAGGGCGTTGCCGGTTACATTGCTTCCTTCCCGATTCCGGAAGTGGTGATGGGCATCAACTCCTTCGTCACCGGCGCTCGCACCATCAACCCTGACTTCAAGATCAAGGTCGTCTGGGCAAACACCTGGTTTGACCCCGGCAAGGAAGCCGACGCTGCCAAGGCACTGATTGACCAGGGTGTCGATGTGCTGACCCAGCACACCGACACGACGGCGCCGATGCAGGTTGCTGCCGAGCGTGGCATCAAGGCCTTCGGTCAGGCCTCCGACATGATCAAGGCAGGCCCGGAAACGCAGCTGACCGCGATCGTCGATACCTGGGGCGCCTATTACATCAAGCGCACACAGGCCTTCATCGACGGCAAGTGGGAGACCACGTCGAGCTGGGACGGCCTGAAGGACGGCATCCTGACGATGGCGCCTTACACCAACATGCCGGATGATGTGAAGGCGATGGCTGAGGCGACCGAAGCCAAGATCAAGTCCGGTGAGCTTAAGCCCTTCACTGGCCCGCTGAAAAAGCAAGACGGTTCCGAGTGGCTGAAGGTCGGCGAATCGTCCGATGACGGCACGCTGCTCGGCATGAACTTCTACGTCGAAGGTGTTGACGACAAGCTGCCGCAGTAA